From Puntigrus tetrazona isolate hp1 chromosome 8, ASM1883169v1, whole genome shotgun sequence, the proteins below share one genomic window:
- the LOC122351062 gene encoding uncharacterized protein LOC122351062, giving the protein MAGHRFPLLRCQTVCQNLFEAICFFPPVPVSCLRNPTSQPGLIGLLLQLDGITYFWCPPPGLGVAATTCTRDFMATAPDVHVDNRGREHSPLRLNVSSLPRDPVKVLKISLTGVSAKHSQQTLMVRFGLPSLYSSDSQTSASEGTMRLLPWTWKTGPALYPLQGTGGFLGVCPTSPHVFCGFGEGIRPGSSLCPVESALGIQGKGPIDKGCLISV; this is encoded by the coding sequence ATGGCAGGGCACCGCTTCCCCCTTCTGAGGTGTCAGacagtttgccagaacctctttgaggccatctgtttttttccaccggtacctgtcagctgccttaGAAatcccacgagccaaccaggcctgataggactcctccttcagcttgacggcattaCTTACTTCTGGTGTCCACCACCGGGTTTGGGAGTTGCCGCCACAACATGCACCAGAGACTTTATGGCCACAGCTCCAGACGTCCACGTCGACAatagaggtagagaacatagtccacttaGACTCAATGtttccagcctccctcgggatccggtcaaagttctgaaGATCTCCCtaacaggggtctctgccaaacatTCCCAACAGACTCTTATGGTACGTTttggcctgccaagtctgtatTCGTCCGATAGTCAAACCTCAGCTTCAGAAGGAACAATGCGGCTTTTACCCTGGACATGGAaaactggaccagctctatacccacTTCAGggtactggagggttcctgggagtttgcccaaccagtccacatgtgttttgtggatttggagaaggcattcgaccagGTTCCTCACTGTGTCCTGTGGAGAGTGCTCTGGGAATCCAGGGTAAGGGGCCCATTGATAAGGGCTGTCTGATCTCTGTATGA